One Argentina anserina chromosome 6, drPotAnse1.1, whole genome shotgun sequence genomic window, TGCTTGACAAGAGCTTGGAAATTGATTTGACAAGTATTGCCTGTTATAGAAACCCTAGCTCTTTCTCCACCTCTGATGTACTCAAGCTCATGGCACGCCACCTGGCATGTCGTGATTGTCAGCGAAATGGCATGTGACGCCTGAGACTGGTCGAGCGACGGCTTTGACAAATGAGAATTAGTACAGCTCCATCGCCACCACGTTGTGTCCCAAATTCACAGGAAGCAGGGGAGAAACAATTGTACAAATTTATAACATGGGCGGAATCAAAGGTGATCAATCAGATTGTCTGGGGATTTGCTAGCTAGCTTGTTCCTAAATCTATTTTGAGACGTTCAATGACTTTAATCTAAGCTCGCGTAAACAATCGGGATGCATGCCCCATGGTTGTAAAGGGTTTCTATCTTCAACTTAtatgtaattttgttgtaCTTATTAACCGAGCTAGACAGCTAGTCGTGGTGGATCGATCTGTTAGAATGTTCTTATACGGTGATTAttcaattgaatttaattcttatgtaataaccctcgttttcaaacattatttgaatttaattaaattctattaagttgtgaagtttgatttaaacCGAACATGATTGCTTGCAAATgttacgaaacgggaacggaaacgttccgagaacgtttaataagaaaacgttacgtttccgaatgaatttatcgacttttatttcgtcgctcggttgtgaaaactttcttcacggaagttgtagagctcgtcgatacgagttcgtggatatgtgacgcgttcgaatcggacgttggaggtaaaagttattaacgtcagaagttagtttccgatttggaaactagtataaataggtaattataggattagggtttccttaatcagaaaccctcatctcacttctctctctctctcaacccgCCGcactctcttctctctcaccctcggatcgctctctctctcccgaAACCCCATCTTCCTCTCCTTCGCAACCCGAGCTCTCTCCCATCTTCCTCTCCTTCACGATCGAACACTCTCACCTCttcccgagctctctctccctcaccctCGGATcgctctctccccgaaacacTCCCACCCTCACCTCGAAGAATTGCCCGGCGATCTCCCACACAGGGCTGCCATGACGTGCACCGCTCGGCTCAACCACGTCGCGAGGACCACAGCTGCCACCCTTCAGCTCGCCTGCTCGAGACTCGCCGCCGTGAGGACGCCCGACGTTGCCAAGCTTCCGCAAGTTTCGGCAACGATCTTCATCGCCACCATCGAGCTCCAAACGAGCTTTCCATCATCAAATTGAGGTGAGATACGTGCTAGGATGgattgtgtgtttgttgtgtgatgtttttggttgatttgggaggttgttggtggagatcggagggagaGATAGAAGGGGAGGTTACCGCcgctttaggcggcgcgtgaggttaGTAGGAGGGGGTACGAGGCGGCGTTAGGCCgcggggaggaggaggaagaagaaaaggagaagaatggggcggcggtggcatcacacgcgccttggttggcgtcggcgcgtgggccccacgcgcggccggccggaggtggcgcgtgtgccacacgcgccgccgggtgaggcggtgtaattagttttgactgaaagggtattttggtaatttactgtgtaacggtaaatgtaaatgtaaattttatttactacggtaaatgtaattaatttttttaccttcagtaaaatgtaattataaattactttcagtaaatgtaaaaagtaatttgtaaaagggtaatttagtaaattttatttactgagttgtatttacatttaaatcgtacgtatacgtacagaaatacgtattaatatttatacgtacagaaatacgtattaatatttatacgtacagaaatacgcattaatatttatacgtacagaaatacgtattaatatttatacgtacagaatacgtattaatatttatacgtacagaaatacgtattaatttttatacgtacataattaCGTATATgctatttatacgtacagaaatacgtataaatcatatatttgtacagtaaccgtgaatagtaacagtgaacagtaatttcgtaaaaccgaaaattgctgaacagtaaccgattattactgttttggcatttaaaggtttacgaaacgattctaaatgcttgtcttatctttttaaggtgatcgctaaatcgaggaaagggattattatcggaaattgaggaattacgctcaagtcaacaaggtgagtaaaatctcactgaattacgaatctaccctcgtggtgattcaacatttttgcaagtgtgtttatttaataaattacaacatgtatatgatatagtggactatgtatatattgtataaatggtaaataaatacgaatatatatagtttgctatataatatactgttatgatttttattatggatatattgtgaaagttttaaaacgtacaatatgatgtgagattattgtacatgtgattttatcacggaaaatgtgaaatattgtgatttgtcttcggacgtgatgtgtggtacaatatgatgtgagattattgtacatgtgaggcaagtcggaacctagcctttggccgggcgaaagttacgatacagttagagctctagtctgtctgccatagtactgcatgaaggtaacggtggttatctgctcatgggtactcagcttgttgtggatgttgggtggcgggtggttacccaacatcagcggtatactaagtgaggggtaacagatgtgtaccagcgctcattagttaccattttgtgaaagtattagagtaaccagatgggttgctcgtttctcatgattttcattatactgtgttgatgtggagttgtgtcttttatgagacgagagttattgtaatattttactcatacgagctgtaaagcttaccgggtttgtgttgcaatcccggtgcaccaatttcaatggtgtaggggatacttccgcaggtgctgagtagtggtgattgagtgacgactctgaagactcgaagtcgatcgcatccagtcgtggtgaggtcccagcgtggattgtgtgtgagatttggtgtgattttatttgtgaggttgttgtgaggattatacaattccatttgttatatgttgaattatcatttgggttgtaataatcggcttgactgagttatattttaaactcagatgtgatccgctgcaacattaaaatgatctcgatttcattgagattattcttgtgtttaacgattttaagattttgagtttttaagctcgaaattttagggtcgttacatctTAATACCTCCAAAAACGATGTGATCCCATCCCAAACCAAgagctttttttttctttttttgcaaGAAAAAGAGTATAACACCATATGGTAATCTAGCTAACTGAAGAATGAAGATACGAATCCTTCAGCTTTAGGTATTTTAAGACCTTCCTGTAAAGAATAAGTATCATATACCAGAATGAGATGCCCTGTTTCAAGCTCAGGTGATGCTTGCAATTGCAAGTAACCAAGAAAGTTCGTCGACCCATTGATCGATGAGGTTTCTTAATTAAGTTGCAGAGTAAATCTCTAACGGTATGGTCATTCTTTTCAACAGACGAGTACGTACGTCAAAGGTatggtcatatatatatatatatatatatatatatatatattaaagagaattcattcattgaggaTAAACTCAAGCCAAAAAGACTATTACATATCTACTAGCTTCCATACGAGAGGCAAGCAAATAAGGTTTCATGTACACGGATCATagtgatatatataataaatttactATTAAAACTACTCACGCACCatacaaggaaaaaaaaaacatacaccATAACAAATATGACTTCGGcaacaaacaaaattaaaacaaaaaacaaactaGAGTTTAAACAATAAATGACTTCAACCTCAAATAAAGGCAAAGAAGCCAACTAaactgaaaaaagaaaaagaaaaaaagttttCCCCTTCCCCTCGGAGGTAGGGGGTGGAGGTATGGTCATATATTAAAGCCATGAAGATGAAGTATGATTCGATCACTTGCCAAGCAGACCTGTTGAAGTATCAGATTACGAGCCAACCACAGCACGCCAAGTCAGAATCTTTGAGAAATCTATGCAAGTCGTCTCCCTCCAGTTTGAGGAATTACGAACTGCCCTGAAACATAGGAGTAGTTCTGGAAGCTTACAGGGGCGAGGGCTATCGTGGGAAAAGACCATTGGTCAATAAATTTCAGGAGAGTATAGCTGTGCAATAGTAGAGAGTGAGCTAATTAGGTTAATGAGTATCCTATGATGATCACATGGCGATGCGTATTGAAACATATACAGCGAGTCCCCACCCATTGTTGGCTCAATTACAAACACCCATTTGAAATCAAACCCCAACTTGGGAACACAACaactactctctctctctctctctctctctctctctctctctctctctctctctctctctctctctcatctggttttattttctctgttCTGTAAGCAAGAAAttggcagagagagagagagagactgaggGGGAGGGTTGGCTAGTCCTCTTCCCATTGCATTCTCCAATGCAGTTGTCCTCTTCACATCCAACATCGCTATCTATCTTATTGTACGTTTTATGAATTAGCTCAGTGGTCCTTCGAGTCCTAGCTAAACCTCATTACCTCCTTATATCTCTCTTATCACTGTCGTCCCCCAACCCCCGccccctaaaaaaaaaaaaaaaccccaacCCTTGGTAGAGTATATATCTATCACTCCATCTTACAAATTTTCTAAGACAAACTAGCTACCACTGCCACTCCTACTTCTCTTGCTTCTGCTATTTCCTCCTCGTCATCTCTTCTATCTCTGAAGTTGCTTCTCGCCCACTTCCTTCTTCTAGCTAGGTTTTCCTACTCCACTATATACTCGTCCACTGTATATTATACTCTAGCTAGCTCATAAGCTTTGGCAAAAGCTAGATTGGTGTATGAACTAAGTGGCTATCTAGACTGATATAATACATACTGCAAGAACTACTCCGATCGATCATGTCTAGCAGAAGGTCATCAAGGCAGTCATCAGGAACTCCATCAATCAAAGATGATCAGATCATCGAGCTCGTCTCCAAGTTGCGCCAACTGGTTCCTGAGATTCGCGACAGGCGCTCTGATAAGGTACGTAACAACCATCGGTGATCGGTCTCCCTCTGCAATTTTGTTAAATTAACCCAGGCCGGCCGGCAGAAGATAGAAAATGGCCGGGAAAGACAGGTAGATGCAGTTAGATTTAAAACTAATGCAGCTAAACTTGACCCGGATATTTAGCGCTTGACTTGGATAAATTTCCGTAGCTTCAATTAATTATAGGGCTTCTCGATGAATTGACTCCCATTTATAAAGTGTCTCGTGGTTTGAGTTGGGACCGTGTAGTAGTAAAACCTACTCCTTCATGGTGGCGTATAAGACTAAaagcatatatatttgtattgtaCGTATGGCTTCAGTGTATCCGAGTGTCTTAGACGTCATTGATACACCTTAATTCTGGCATCGTCCAGACGTATATAATTTACGAAATAGTTGTTTAACATACGCGCGAGCTAAGATTTAGCTATCAAGTTCAACGACAGCATCAACAACAATTCGCAAGAGACATAGAACACTGGTTGTTTTAATTTATTGTTATAAacgaaaaaaattaaaggtGGTTGTAGAAAGATTGTTACGTCAAAAGCCAGAAGTGTTGCATTGTTTTAGCAAATGAGGATGGGATCTAAATTGTCGACTTTTTACTTGGTTGTGCAGGTATCAGCATCGAAGGTCCTACAGGAGACCTGCAGCTACATCAGAAACTTACACAGAGAGGTTGACGACTTGAGCGAGAGACTGTCCCAACTGCTCGCTACTATTGATGCTGATAGCGCTGAGGCCGCCATTATTAGGAGCTTGATTATGCAGTAGACCTACTCTATAACTCTATAAATATCGTTATGTtagttaatttatatatagctATATAGTTGCACTACATCTTTATTACTTAATTTCTAGGTTTTAATCACCATGATGATCAAGGAAAGGGTTGTTTAAGTACTACAACGTACTCATGTACCCCAGCTTAGAGAAAAAGCTCGTGTAATGGATCAAGTTTGTTTGATTAATAAAAAGGACTTGCACTAGCTAGCAAATCCTAGCTATGAAAACCCTAGTACGTATGCCTTTTCTTTATGTTAAACcctaatatatatgtagtcaaTTTATACAAACGTGCaatgttcttcttctttttgagCATTTTCTTTAAACTGGTTATAATTTTCATGTGAAGGACCAAGTACTCAATTGTACACATATCTCTACTACTAATCTGAGCTAAATCCGAATGGTCAATTTTCATGTGATATAATTAGTAACGAGTTGATCGATTGTACACTTTAATATGATGATTAATCCCTATTCTCTTCCTGGTAAAGTGGCCAAGACaataagtcataaaatgtcaGCACACCTGCCCACCAAACACTCACGTGATAATAATTCAATCGTCATGTGGTCGATACACTATTCTTAGATATGCAAGGCGAATCACATTCAAATTGCAACGTGGTAAGTAATTTGGTAACCACTATACTATTATAACACCGAAAATTGGCTTCATGCATCGATTTATCTTTAACATATATACCTGAATATATctgtacccaaaaaaaaacatatatacctGAATATGTTGGCTACTGCCTACTGGTGATCgaatattatgaaaaaatagaGAAGTTAATTAGGAAAACCGTCTTCATTCAAGAAAGCTCATGATCAAGGCCCGCCCGTGAGATTATTTGATCCCATGAGGGCTTAGGATGAGAGTCatgaaacaattaaaatatcaaatgcactaatttgaatatatatatttcacgaAGATATTCTGACAGGAGGACGTCATGGATTAGTTGCAAGGTAACTATTAAGCTGTTCATTTTTTTCCTACTTCTTGTTACCGGTGTGAAATGCACACAATATATGCTCTACAAAACTAGAGGCGGAGCTACGCAGAACCAGTAGCGCTTATTTGGTGCAGTGGAATGATCTTTATATGCCATAGCACATGTCTGATGTTCGACTCACCCTGGGCTCCGCCACTGTGCAAAAGAATATAAACTTACCAATATGTTTTTGGTAAATTTGTTTTCAACACTTGCCACAAATGCATACAGATAATTACTGTTATGTCTGTTTTAATTTGGTTTGAGTAGTACTCTTCGACTCTGCATCAAGATGGGTTCCTCATGGGCTTGTGACGCTTGTCGATTAATTTTTGCAAGACATTAAGAAACTTTTGATGGAGTGATGTTTGTTTTGGCTTATTTTGAAACAATACTTGTCAAGTTATAACGTGATCGAGCACTTACAGTTGCTGATAGATAACTAACTGCTCCTTTGGCCACATGCATGTAATCACCATATCTGTTTATGCAGTATCGATCGATTATTAATACATACATCGATCGTTTGCATCACGAaggccccccccccccttctgCTTGCAATCCTCTCTAGTTGGAAAACACCTAAATTCCATACATAACTTAATTAGCTAGGCCCCCGGATCTGTAACGAtcttaaaatttcgagcttaaaaactcaaaatcttaaaatcgttaaacacaaaataatctcaatgaaatcgaaatcattttaatgtcgcagcggatcacatctgagtttaaaatataactcagtcaagccgattattacaaacccaaatgataattcaacatataacaaatggaattgtataatcctcacaacaacctcacaaataaaatcacaccaaatctcacacacaatccacgctggaacctcaccgcgactggatgcgatcgacttcgagtcttcggagtcgtcactcaattaccactactcagcacctgcggaagtatcccctacaccattgaaattggtgcaccgggattgcaacacaaacccggtaagctttacagctcgtatgagtaaaatattaaaataactctcgtctcataaaagacacaactccacatcaacacagtataatgaaaatcatgagaaaacgaaaaacccatctggttactctaatactttcacaaaatggtaactaatgagcgctggtacacatctgttacccctcacttagtataccgctgatgttgggtaaccacccgccacccaacatccaaaacaagctgagtacccatgagcagataacaacccgttacctcccatgcagtactatggcagacagactagagctctaactgtatcgtaactttcgcccggccaaaggctaggttccgacttgcctcacatgtacaataatctcacatcatattgtaacacacatcacgtccgaagacaaatcacaatatttcacattttccgtgataaaatcacatgtacaataatctcacatcatattgtaccacacatcacgtccgaagacaaatcacaatatttcacattttccgtgataaaatcatgtacaataatcactcatcatattgtacgttttaaaactttcacaatatatccataataaaaatcataacagtatattatatagcaaactatatatattcgtatttatttaccatttatacaatatatacatagtccactatatcatatacatgtcatatttcataaacacctgaaaaattacgtacgataatctcacatcatatcgtaccattaaaatcacacatgcacaatttttctgtcaccgaaatgactatttttaatgaattaataacagtatgtaatttaatgaactatatatatatatgtatttattaccattatactatatatacgtagtccactaagttatatacatgttgtaattcattaaataaacacacttgcaaaaatgttgaatcaccacgagggtagattcgtaattcagtgagattttactcaccttatcgactcgagcgtaattccacaattcccgatgatattcctttcctcgatttaatgatcaccttgaacagataagaaaagaatttagaatcgtttcgtaacctttaaatgccgaaacagtaataatcggttactgttcagcaattttcggttttacgaagttactgttcagtggtactattcactgttactattcccagatactgtacaaatatgcaattaatacgtatttctgtacgtataaatattatatacgtagttctgtacgtataaatgcTATatgcatatttctgtacgtataaatattatatacgtatttctgtacgtataaatataaatacgtatttctgtacgtataaatattaatacgtatatctgtacgtataaatattatatacgtatttctgtacgtataaatactaatacgtatttctgtacgtataaatactaatacgtatttctgtacgtataaatattaatacgtattcatgtacgtatacgtacgatttaaatgtaaatacaaattcagtaaataaaatttactaaattacccttttacaaaattactttttacatttactgaaagtaatttatatttacatttactgtaggtaaattttaattacatttaccgtagtaaataaaaattacatttacatttaccgtacacagtaaattaccaaaatacccttctgtcaaaactgttcccaccaccgcacgtggcggcgcgtgtggcacacgcgccactcactgtggcagcgcgtgaggCACACGCGCCGAACCCAGggacggcgcgtagcacgcctccgccgccccatttctctcccttTTCCCCCCCTCTTCTccgccacggcctcacgccgcctcctACTCTCCCCACgcactcccacgcgccgcctagagCGGCGGTAACCGCTCTTCTTCCTtccacctccgatctccaacATCTCCACTCCAAATCATCCAAAAATTCACACACACAACACACAAATCATGCTAAACTAATCCCTCACCTCAAACAACGTTTGAACCGTCGGATTCGTCGCCGATTGTGTCAATTTCTTGCGGAGGTGAGTCGTCGTGTCTCTCCCTACGTTCGTAGATGGCGCCGTGCCTTGAGGGTTGATGGAGGTGCACCTGTGTTGCACCCTAGCTTCGTCAAAGGCAGGCTTGTACGACGGCGGTGTGTTGCAGAGAATGGAGAAGCACGGTGACGATCCACGACGATGAAGGGAGGCGCGTCTTGCCTCGGAGGGGACGCAGTCGAGCTTGTGGTGGTGTGGCGACCGGCGGTGAGAAGCACGGAGCCGGAGTTCGTCCGATCTTGGAGGGGAAATTTCTGAAGGAGGGGGTGAgggtttcggggagagagaacagagggaggcggagagagtgaggagagagagagggatttccacaaatggaaaccctaaatcaGAAAAGTTCTTTATATACTCgttcccaaaatcggaaactaacttccgacgttaataacttttccgtacgacgtccgattcgaatgcgtcacatactcacgaattcgtatcgacgagctctacaactttcgtgaagaaagttttcgcaaccgagcgatgtaataaaagtcgatatatacgttgcggaaacgtaacgtttttcaatttaacgttccgagaacgtatccgtcgctcgttttataacgtcgcaaccaatcacttccaaacataataaaattccaaattttttagaattcaaattaattcaaaatcgtatttgaaatttagggttattacaggatcagtggcggatccataTACAGGCCGGTCTTGGCACTTGCCTTGGCTGAGTTTTTACTTTTCCTATGATCATACAAGTTAATTGTAGGTAAACATGAAAAAATGgcagaaaaagagagaggaaaAACCAGTTGAATTtggggaagaaaaaaaactccCAGCATCCTTTTGTTCACAAATTATAAGAACTACATTGTCTTATTAAATGGTAGACCAATTATACTCATTTTAGAACTTAATTAgagggagaaaaaaaaactttaacaTATTTCTGATTGAAGAGTTCATTAATTAGCAAACACATTCGTAATTGAGCCCTAGCTTGCACTTATTTAGAATACgttcattttaaaaaatagaCGAGTTGCAATCCTCAATTTTTTTGGTATTATATTTAGATTTTTGAGTCTGATAAATCTGAATTAAGACTCAATTGTCATATCAAAAACTAGTGTGTATTTACCTATTCCTTTATTAGTTGttgcattttcttttaatttatttttaattaacattatttttatttttatattttactaATTAGTATAAGAATTGCCTTGGCTGATCGAAATTTTTGAATCCGCCACTGCCCGAATGGCCTAATTTGCCAAATGTCTGCCCTTCGCGCAAAGGTAGGTAATTGTCTCCATGTTTCTAATTAAGATACAGTTTTACGTTCTTTGTTTTCTAGAAGACGTTATAGAAATGTTTTAAAAAGTC contains:
- the LOC126798577 gene encoding transcription factor PRE6-like; this encodes MSSRRSSRQSSGTPSIKDDQIIELVSKLRQLVPEIRDRRSDKVSASKVLQETCSYIRNLHREVDDLSERLSQLLATIDADSAEAAIIRSLIMQ